In Halobacteria archaeon AArc-dxtr1, the sequence GGACGTCTGTGACGTCCAGAAGGGTGACATCCTGTTTATCCACACAGGGTACCAGGACTACGCCTGGCACACTGAAGAAGCAGATCCCCACCGCTACTTCTGCAAGCATCCCGGTCCGAACGCCGAGTTCGCCGACTGGTGCAAGGAGATGGAGATCAACTACATCATCTTAGACTGTGGCAGCGCAGACCACCCGATGAACACGGTGATCCGCGATATCCGACCCGAGCTCGCCGAGGAGGCAGCAGATCACCTCGGCGTCGACGACCTGGATGAGGTCTTCCCACCGGAGGGCTACCAGCTCATGCACACCGAGCTGTTCCCCGAGGGCATTATCCACGTCGAGAACGCCCAGGTGCCCGACGAGCTGCTGAACGAGCGCGTCCAGATCGGCACCTTCCCGTGGCGCTTCCGCGGCGGCGAGTCGAGCGTCTGCCGGTGCGTGGCGTTCCAGGACTGAAAGCGAGAGAACGGAGCGGCCCCAAGCGTTTTGCCGTCTGCCTTCGAGCCGAGAGCCATGAGTGTCGACCTTCTGGTTCGGAATGCAAGGGTCCCCGGCGCCGACGCACCGACGTCGATGGCGGTCGTAGACGGACGAATCGTCGACCCGGCGGACGTCGATCCCGACGAGGCAGACCGCGTCCTCGACGCCGCGGGCGGGCTCGTCGCCCCGGGGTTCGTCGATCCCCACGTCCACCTAGACAAGGCGTACGTCGAACCGGACCTCCGGCCGGCCGAGACCGGGACGCTGGGCGAGTCGATCGATCGGACCCACGAGCGAAAGGCAGAGTATACGGTCGACGACGTTCGCGACCGCGCCATTCGAGCGATCGAAGCCCACGTCGAACACGGCTGTACGCGCATTCGCACACACGTCGACGTCGACACGATTGGCGGGCTGACGCCGCTTCGCGGCGTGCTCGCGGCCCGCGAAGCCTGCGAGTCGATCGCCGACGTCGAAATCGTCGCCTTTCCACAGGAGGGGGTCCTGCAAGATCCCGGCACCGAGGCGTTGCTCACCGAGGCCGTCGAATCGGGGGCGGATCTCGTCGGCGGAATGCCCGACAACGAGCGCACGGAGGCCGACCGCCGGGCGCACGTCGACGCCTGTCTCGACCTGGCCGAGCGGTTCGATGTCGGCGTCGACATGCACGTCGACGAGACTGACGATCCGTCGGCGCGCTCGCTCGAGTACCTCGCTGCGACCGTCATAGAGTGCGGGTTCGAGGCGCCGGTGACCGCGGGTCACACCTGCGCGCTGGCGGCCTACGACGATCCCCACGCCGCCAGGGTGATCGACCTCGTCGCGGAGGCCGGCCTTTCGGTGATCGCCAATCCGCCGACGAATCTCGTCCTGCAGGGCCGCCACGACGGCTATCCGAAGCGCCGGGGGATCACCCGGATCGACGCCCTCCGTGAGGCCGGCGTCACCGTGGCCATCGGGCAAGATTGTATTCTGGACGGCTTTTACCCCTACGGGCGGGCAAGCATGCTCGAGGCGGCGCTGCTCGCAGCTCACGCGGCACAGCTCGTGACGCCCGCAGAGCGCCGGCTGGCGTGGAATCTCGTCAGCCAGAACGCCGCCGCGGTCGTGGGCTCGGAACACGGCCTGGAAAACGGGCAGCCGGCGACGTTTAACGTCTTCCCGCCCGGCGTCGACGGGCGCCACGAGGCGATCCGCCGCGGCGGGGCGCCACGCGCCGTCGTCCACGAGGGAACGATCGTCGCCGAAACGAAGCGAGAATCGACGGTCTACCGGGCCGACTAGCGCTCGAAGTCGATCTTGCGGCGCTCGTCGCCGCGGCGGACGTGCGTCGTTGCGGGCTCGGTCCGGGCGATCTCGCGGCCGTCTTTCAATACGAGCGTCCGCGGCGCCTGGGTCCGCAGCGCGTTGAACGGGTCCGGCGCGTCGTAGACGACCAGCGAGGCAGGGTTTCCGACATCGAGGCCGTACGCATCGGTGCCGAAGATCGAGGCGTTGGCGTCGGTGAGCATCTCCCAGAGCGGACCGACGTCGCTCCGACCGCTCATGTGTGCGTAGTGGAGGAGGACGAACGCGGCGTCGAGAGGATCGCCCCGGCCGTAGTGGTACCAGGGGTCCATCACGGAGTCGTGGCCGATGCCGACGGTGACGCCGGCCTCGCGCAGCTGGTCGATCCGGGTGTGGCCCCGGCGCCGCGGGTAGTCGTCGTACCGCCCCTGCAAGACGGCGTTGTCCGGCGGGTTCGTGACGACGCCGACCCCGCTCTCTGCGAGCAGCGAGATCACCTTGTCGGCGTAGCTGTTCGGGTAGGAATGCATCGCCGTCGTGTGGCTCGCGGTCACTCGATCGCCGATTCCGCGCTTCGTGGCCTCGCTCGCGAGCACCTCGGTAAAGCGCGAGCCGGGATCGTCTGTCTCGTCGATATGGAGGTCCGCCGGGCGATCGTAGGACTCGGCAAGGTCCATCGCGAGTTTGACCGAGGCAACGCCGTCCTCGCGGGTGTGCTCGTTGTGCGGGATCGCGCCGACGAGGTCTGCACCGATCTCGAGGGATTCGCGGAGCAGATCTTCGTGGTGTTCGTCGGTGAAGATGCCGTCCTGTGGGAAGGCGACGACCTGCAGGTCGACCAGATCCGAGACTGACTCGCGGAGGTCACAGAGCGCGCGGACGGCGGTCAGGGACTCCTCGGTCGCGTCGGCGTGGGTCCTGACGCGAGTGACCCCGTTGGCCGCGAGCCACTCGATCGTCTGCTCGGCGCGAGCCTGCACGTCGTCGGCCTCGAGTGACTCCTTTCGCTCGCCCCAGATCTCGATGCCCTCGGCGAGCGTGCCGGACTCGTTCCAGCGCGGGTCGCCGGCAGTGAGCGTCGCGTCGAGGTGGAGGTGCGGTTCGATCAACGGCGGGGTGACGAGCCGGCCGTCAGCGTCGTAGACGCGGTCGGCGTCCCCGGGATCGCCGGAGACGGCGTCCTCGAGACGGGCGATGGTCCCGTCTTCGACCGTGATGTCGACTGGGTCTCCCGCGAGCGTGCGTGCGTCGGTGATGAGCCACGAGGGCATACACGCCACATTCGCGGGGGCAACTAATAGTGCTGTGACTCTCCGATTGTACAGTTTCTTCAACAAATTCGTGTCACTAGCGTCCAAATAGCTGTGCGAAATTAGCAACTGTCGAAACCCTCATTACCCCTGCGCTGACTGTCGTGAGTAATGACGAAACGTGATGGCGGATTCGACTGGCGACGGATCGTCTTCGGACGAACCGATCTTCCCGATCCCGATTACCCACTCGACCACGTGCCCAAAGACGAGCGCAGGGGGCTCGTGAGCCTCTCGGCGGTGTTGCTCGGACTGGTGTTTTTCGCCGGGACGATGTGGGCGGGCGCGGAGGTCAGCGCGGCGATGGGCTTCGAGGAGATGCTGACCGCGATGGTCGTCGGGCACATCATCCTCGGCGGCTACGTCGCGCTACTGTGTGCGATCTCGGCGAAGGCGGGGCTAACGACCGTCCTGTTGGCACGATACTCGTTCGGCCGCTTCGGCGCGAAGTGGGCCGACCTGCTGCTGGGTGGGACCCAGGTCGGCTGGTTCGGTGTCACCATCCCGATGGTGGCCATCCCGACGGCGACCTATTTCGGACTCGAGAGCGCAGCGATGCTCAGCGCCCTGATCATCGTCTGGGGGCTGTTACACATGCTTACGGCGTACTTCGGCTACGACGGAATGGAGAAGCTCTCGTACGTCGCTGTTCCCTTCCTGATCCTGGTGGGGCTACTCTCGATCTACATCGCGGTCGGGGAGGTCGGCGGGGTCGACGGGCTGTTAGCCCAGACCGGCGGCGGCGAGATGGGCTTCGGACTCGCAGTGACAATCGTCGTCGGGACGTTCATCAGCGCGGGGACGCAGGCGCCCAACTGGGCGCGCTTCGCGATCAGTTCCCGGATCGCGTTCTGGGCGGGGTTGATCGCCTTCCTCGTCGGGAACAGCTTCCTCTTCCTGAGTGGCGCCGTCGGTGGCGCCGTCTACGACGTCACCCCGCAGGGTGACCTCTACGAGGTGCTTGTTGCACAGGGACTGGCGACCGTCGGCCTGATCGCGCTTATTTTGAACATCTGGACGACCAACGACAACGCCGCCTACGCGTTCAGCGTCGCCGGCGCCGAGGCCTTCGAGTACGACCGCAAGCGGCCGTTCGTCATCGTCGGCTGTCTGGCCGGGATCGCGCTCGCACTCGCCGGCGCGGACGCGTTGCTCCTGCCGTGGCTCGAAGTGCTCGGACAGTACATCCCGCCGCTTGGCGCGATCATTATCGCCGACTTCCTGCTGTGCTGGCGCCTCTCGGTCCCGCGGATGGATGACGTCGAGTTCACGAGCGTCCGGTGGACCGGCGTCCTCGCGTACGTCGTCGGCTGCCTGGTCGCGATCCTGACGGCCGGTTCGATCGTCCCTGGCGTCACCGCGCCCGCGGTGCTCCCGGGGATGGCGGCGCTCAATGGCATGCTCGCAGCAGCAATCGTCCACGTGGTCGGCTACTACCTCCTCGAGGCCAACGGTGTGTTGCCGGGACACGTGGTTCCCGAGGACGCCGAGCGACTCTGAGACGGCAGCTCGGGCGCCCGCCGGGACCGTAGAGACTCAGCGGGCCACTAACACCGGAATCGGCGACCGGCGAACCACTTTCTCCGCGACGCTCCCGAGCAGGACACGTGCAACTCCCTCTCGGCCGTGGCTCCCGATTACGACCAGATCGTAGTTCTCCTCGTCGGCGCGTTTGACGATCGCACGATCCGGTCGTCCGCGAGCGACCTCGGTCTCGATCTCGACGCCGCGTTCGGCGCCGCGCCTGCGAGCCGTGTCAAGCAGCTCCTGGGCACGTTCACGCTCCGGGGCGTCGTCGGGGAGATCCCCGGTCATTCCCGAGAAGGCGCCGATGTCACCACGCCCCACTTCCACGGCGTGGAGTACGGTAATCGATGCGTTCGGGAACGTCTCGATGGCGTAATCGAGCGCGTCGGTCGATCCCTCCGAGCCGTCGACGGGTACCAGTATTCGGTCCGACATGGCAATGTGTACGTATAATAGTTAAATATAGCTTTGGGCCGGTAGAGCACGCCAACGGGAGACACAGCAATACGGATCCGGTTCACGTGATCGAAACAGCTTGCTACCGCCGAGAAACGCCACCAAGACCACGCACGAGTGGACAGTAACGCTATACGACAAGAGCACGTGGACGGACGCATGAAGGCCTGCGTGCTCGACGAGTGGGGCGGATCGCTGTCGGTCGAAACGGTACCGGAGCCCGAGCCGGGACCGGGCGAGGTGCGGGTCGACGTACGCGCCTGCGGCGTCACCCGAACAATCGAGAACGCGGTCCAGGGTGGGCTCGACGACGATCCGTCGCTGACGCCCCGAATCCCGGGCCACGAGTTCGCCGGTGTCGTCGACGCCGTGGGAGACGGCGTCTCTCGGCTCGAGCCGGGTGACCGCATCCTCTCGTACTTTTATCTGACCTGTGGCGACTGCGATCACTGTCGTCGCGGGCACGGAAACCGGTGTACCGAGTTCGGCGGCTGGTACGGCGTCAACTCCGAGGGCGCCTACGCCGAGAAGGCAATTCTCCCGGTCGAAAACGCACTCCCGTTGCCCGAGGGCGCGAGCTTCGCTGCGGGCGCGATCGCGGCCGACGGGTTGGCGACGCCGATCCACGTTTGCGACCGGACGGACGTCGGCGATACCGATACCGTCCTCGTGATCGGTGCCGCGGGCCGGATCGGGATCCACCTCTCACAGCTCGCGGCGAGCCGGGGTGCACACGTCCTGGCTGCGGACGTCGACCCGGAGCGCTTGGATCACGTCGACGCCGTGACGGGCGCGGCAGTGGAACCGATCGACGCGCGTGGTGAGGACGCCGCTGATCGGCTCCGCGAGGCGACGCCACACGGGGACGGCCCGACGGTGATCGTCGACGCCGTCGGCGACGTCGAGACGCTGGGAGCGGCCTGGGACGCAATGGCGATGGGCGGACAGGTGGTTTCGCTCACCACCCACCACGAGCGCAGTTTCGCGCCGCTTCTGAAGGAGTTCGTGGTCAAAGAGGGTGCGCTGCTCGGCTCGCGGTACGCGACCAGAGACGAGGTCGTCCGCGCGGCGCGCCTGCTCGCGGACGGACGGATCGAGCCCGTAGTGACCGATCGCGTCGGACTGGCGGACGTGCCGGCGGTCCACGAGGAGCTACGGGCGGGCGAGCGCTACGGCATGGTCGTACTCGAGCCGTAGAGCGAGACAAAACGAGAGCAGTAAGGGGCTTACTCGAGCGGATCCGGATCCTCGGTACGACCGGTATCTTCCAGTTGGCTCTGGCCCTGTCGAGTCCCGCCGTCTCCAGGGAGGAGGACGTTGAGGATCAGCGCAGTGACACCACCGACCAGGAGCCCAGAGCCGAGGATCACGGCAATCTCGTCGGGGAACTCGACGAGCAGGTCATCGGTAATCTCGACGCCGACGCCGAGGACGATCGAGACGGCGATGATCGTCAGGTTTCGCCGAGTCAGCTCGACTCGGTTAGCGACGATTCGCAGCCCGATGGAGAAGATCATCCCAAAGAGGACGACCGCTGCACCCCCGAGAACTGGGTCGGGCATTGCGGCGGCGATGGCTCCCACCTTCGGGATGAGTCCGAGCACAACGAGGAAGATACCACAGATCCCGACGACGAACCGGCTCGCGACGCCGGTAAAGCCGATCAGGCCGACGTTCTGGGAGAAGGAGGTGTTGGGGAAGGCGTTGAAGAAGCCGGCGAACATGCTCATGAACCCGTCGGCGAGGAGCCCGCCGCGCATCTCCTCCGAGGTTGCTCTGCGCCCGACGCTTCCGGTCGTCCCCTCAATGTCGCCGATCGTTTCGATGGAGGTGATGACGTAGGCGAACGCCGCGATCAGGATCGCCACCGGGTGGAACTCGAGGCCGAACTCGAGGGGCATCGGCACGGCGACCCAGGACGCTTCAGCGACGCCACCGAAGTCGAGCAGACCCATCGGCCAGGCGACGAGGTAGCCGACGACGACCGCGAGGAGCACGCTCGCGATCGAGACGAAGCCGTCGAAGTACTGGTTCAAGCCGACGGCAAGGAGGAAGACGAGTCCGGCGAGACCGAGGTTGTACAGCGCCCCGAAGTCGTCGGCCCCTGGGCCGCCGGCAGAGTAATCGATGGCGACCGGGATCAGCGTCAGTCCGACGAGCATGACGACGATGCCGGTTACGAGCGGCGGAAACAGCCGCTCGAGGTCGTCGTAAAAGTATCCGACGACGATCTCGACCGGAGCCGCAACGATGATCGCCCCGAAGATCGCTGCGACGCCGAAGGCGGCGCCGATATCGATCAAGGGCGCGACGAAGATCGCACTCGTCCCCATCACGATCGGGAGCCGGGCTCCCACGGGACCGACGGAGTACACCTGAACGATCGTCGCGACCCCCGCTACCAGCAGCGCCATCTGGACAATAAACGCCGTTTCGGCGCCGTCGAGACCAATTGCCCCCGCGATGACGAGCGGCAACGCGACCGTCGAGAGGAACATCGCCAAGAGATGCTGTAAGCCGAGTGGAATTGCTTCGGCTAACGGTGGCTTGTCTTCGATTTCGTACTCGATCAGGGCGGTATCCATCCCGCCTTCGGAAGGTTGTGTGGTATCACTGGCCATAGACCACGGTATCACTCACCATAGATAGCTGTTTTGGCCGAAATAGCGTGGTAGAGGGCACGATCGTGAATCAAACACGGGATCTGAGAGCTGTTCCGGAACCGCCGTCGGGAGGGCGGAGCCAGTCCCCGTCGTCGGAGCGTCGTAACCGATATAGTGGCGTGTCGGAGTTATGGAGAGGATGACTCCGGAACCGGCGTCGGACGAGCCGAGCACGATCCCGTGGGCTGCGATTGCGGCCATCGGTCTGGGGTTGTTCGGACTCGGCCTCGCCGTCGGGGGCTACGGCGCGTACGTCTCCGTGCTCATCGAACGAGGAATCTCACCAGACGCGGCAGGGTTTGGGATGTCGCTGTTCTTGTTCGGACAGTTCGTCGCGGTGGTCCCGGCAGACCGGCTGACGCGGACGCGGCCGGTCGAACGGGTCGCTGCCGGCGGATTGGCACTCGCCGGCCTGGGAATCGCCCTCGGCGGAATCGTGACGCTCGAGGCGACGTACGCCTCCCGGCTCCTGCTCGGACTGGGGCAGGGGACGGCGTTCGTCGCCGGCATGAAGTACGTCGGCAGGCGGACGACGGGGGCGGATACGGCCACCGCGCAGGGACTGCTCGGCGCGTTGTTCACGCTCGGGCTGGCGGCCGGGCTGGCGATCGCACCGCCGGTCGTCCCAGCCGTCGGGCCGGTCGTTCCGGCAGCCGTCGCCGCCGCCGTGGCCCTGCTCGGTGCCGGGCTGACCGCCCGGGTGCCGACCACGGACGGGAACGCGATCGTGGAACTTCGATCGTACCTCGAGCCGTTCGCCTCGGCGGGCGGCCTCGCCCTCGGGCTCGGGAACATGGCCACGTTCGGCTTCCTGATGGTTGCGGCGACCTGGTACGCCGAGTTACTCGCGGGCGTCGCGCTTCCGGCGACGGCCGTGCTGGTCGGCTTTGCGCTAACGACGGTTTTGGGGCGGGCGATTGGCGGCTGGCTCTCGCGAGGGTACGGCGAGCGCGCAACGGTCGCCGGCTCGCTGCTGGGGCTCGCAGCGGTCCTTCTCGGGCTCGCCGCCGCAACCGCGGCCGGCTCGGCAGTCGGAATCGCTGCTGCGTTGATCGCAACCGGGTTCGGCTTTGGCATCCCGTTCGGACCGCTGTTTAGCCTGGCGTTCTCGGAGCTATCGGAGGACGCGGGCGTGACGCTGTCGGGGATGATGCTGGTCGGCAACGCCGGCGCGCTCGCCTACCCGTGGCTGGTCGGCTGGCTGCTGACCGCAACCGCCGGCTACGCGGCCGGTCTGGCTGCGATGGGCGCGTCGGTCGCGGCGATCTGGCTGCTCTGGCTGCGAGCGGTCGGCTACTGACCGCGGACCGCAGAAGGTGGCGACCTCAGCGCAGGATGGGCAACTCGATATGGGTCGCGTATTCTGCGTCGTGGTGGACGGTATTCGTCGCGACTCGGGACTCCTCGTCTCCATACAGTGGTCCACCCGTGTTCTGGTTGACATCGAACCGGGGCCAGTTCGACGAGGAGATGTCGAGTCGGATGCGGTGGCCCGCCTTGAACCGGTTCGCGGTGTCGTAGGGCTCCATGTAGAACTCGTAGACGTCGCCGGGTTCGAGAAGGTCGGGCTCCTCGCGATACCCCCGGTACCGACCCCGACAGATCGAGTCCGAGAGATTCAGCGCGTAGCCGTCAGGGTAGTCCTCACTTGGTGGGTGTTCGTCGATCAGTTTGGCCGTGAAGTCGGTGTCCTCGCCGTCGGTCGAGCCGTAGACCCGAACCCGAATCGGGCCGGCGATCTCGACGGCCTCCTCCAGTGGCGGCGTCCGGAAGACGAGAACGTCGTCGCGGTCGGCGAGGGGGCCGTAAGGTGCGGTTGCGCCGAAGGTGTCCTCGTCGGTGCGCTGGTCGTAGCCGCCGCGGCCGGCGAAGTCGATGATGTTTCGATCACCGAGGGGATAGGCGCCGACGGGCTCCTCGCGGGGTTCGTAGGTCAGATACGAGGAGGTGTTACCGCCGATCGTCGGGACGGGATCGTCAGGATCGAACTCGAAACTCGTCGCGGCGTTCTCGGCGTCGGGCTTCTGCTGGGAGAGGGTCCCGTCGCCGTGGGCGTAGAACGCCGTCATCTCCGTGCCGGCAGGTGGCCACTCCTGCGCACTGCGCCACTCGCCGCCGTGGAAGAGGTGGCCTGCGCCGGCTGGGTGGTCGTCGTCGGTCCGGTGGCCGTCGCCGGTCCCCATCAGGAAGTACTCGACACGCGGTCGGTCCCAGGTGTCGTCGCCCTTGAGGTAGTGATCGAAAAACGCGAGGCGCGTCTCGCGGTACTTTCGGGTCGCCTCCTCGCCGAAGGCGAGGTCGCCTGCGGTGGGGTGCTCCCAGGTCAGTGGCGGGAAGAGAAGCGCCTCACTATGGTCGTGACCGCCCGGTAGGCGGGCGAGGTGTGTCCACGGCCCCATCAGGAGGTAGTGATCCGCATCTTTTCGGTCGGCGAGCCCCCGGAAGTTGTCACAGGTCGCACCGGTGTAGGAGTCGTACCAGCCGCCGGCATAGACGGTGGGGACGTCTGCCGACTCGTCGTAGTAGCGCTCGAAGTTGATGCCCGGATTCTGCCAGAGATCGTCGCTCGCGCTTCCGGCTTCCATGATGTCGAACGCCCACTCCTCGTAGCCGGGGAGTTCGGCGAGGGCGGTCTCGCCGCGCTGGACGGGGGCGTCGTGCAGCACCTCTCGGAAGTCGACGTCGGCGAAGACCTGCTGGACCTCGGGATCGGCAAGCGACTCGTGGGCGAAGCCTGCACCAAGGGTGAACGCCCAGGAGAGCCAGCGCTGCTCGAAGGCGCCGTTGTGCCGGAACGTCTTCTTCCGGCCGTTGGCAGCCCCCATGTTGACGAACATCCCGCCGAGGCCGTCGGGATCCTGCGTCGCCAGCGCGCTCTGGACCCAGGCGCCGTAGGACGTGCCGAGCGTGGCGACCTGGCCGTCGCAGTAGGGCTGGTCGGCCAGCCACTCGACGGTGTCGGCGCCGTCTTCGGCCTCGTTGACGTAGATGTAAAAGTCGCCGTCGCTGTCGAACCGGCCGCGAACGTCCTGGATAGCGATGACGTACCCCCGCGAGGCGTACCACTCGCCGTGTCGGAGACGGCCGCCAGTTCGGTCGTACGGCGTGCGATCCAGCAGCACCGGTCTGGGCTCATCGATTGGCTCGCCGGTGTCGGGGTTGGCCGGGCGATAGATGTCTGTGGCGAGAGAGACGCCGTCGCGGGTCTCGATCTGTACGTTCAACTCGGCGTGAACCGCGTACTCCGGATCGGTCGGCATACCTCCTACAGAGTGAGGCATTCGGTAAGAGTGTATCCCCCAGCGAGCGGAGACGGGACAGCGGAGGGCGGTGAGGACTGCGGACGGCGATAGAAACGAACGTCGCTGCTCGAAAAAGTGCCCGAACAGTGGCGTGAACGGGTGGAAATCGCCAGACACCGCCGGAACTTTTATGTGTGTCGGCTGGGACTTTTAGCCCAATCTGTGCGAGTGTGGGGCACGCCCTCGTACAGCATTCCCGGTGTGGGGCCGGGCGATACGATCACACATGACGGAACACAACGACAACACAGACGAGACGCGAACGGACGGAGGCGAGATCTCCCGGGAGGAGGCTTCGTTCGTCGAGTATGGGATCGAAGACAAACCGCCGTTGGGAGAATCGGCATTCTTAGGCGTCCAGCACTACCTGACGATGATCGGGGCGACGGTAGCGATTCCGCTCATCCTCGCAGATCTCATGGAGATGCCGGGGCCAGAGACGGCGCAGTTGGTTGGGACCTTCTTTGTGGTCTCAGGGGTCGCAACGCTGTTACAGACGACGATCGGGAACCGGTATCCGATCGTCCAGGGCGGGACGTTCGCACTGTTAGCACCGGCGATCGCGATTATTCTCGCCGCAGGTGGACCGTGGGAAACCACGATCCTCGAACTACAGGGAGCGATCATCGCCGCAGCGGCGATACAGGTTATCCTGGGATACTCCGGCCTGCTGGGGAAACTCAAGTACTACCTCTCGCCGGTCGTCATCGCCCCGGTGATTGTGTTGATCGGGCTCTCGCTGGTCGACGTCGGTGAGGTAACTGACCCCGGTCAGAACTGGTGGTTACTCGGACTGACGCTGTTCCTGATCATCGCGTTCTCTCAGTACCTCGATCAGTACAGTCGGTACGCGAAACTGTTCCCAGTGCTGCTCGGCATCGCAAGCGCCTGGATCATCGCAGGCATCCTCACCGCAGCTGGCGTCTACACCGAAGCCAGCCACGAAGGAATGGGGTACGTCGACACTGCAGCAATGGTCGATGCCCCCCTCATCCAGCCGATCATGCCGTTCCAGTGGGGTATACCCGAATTTACACTGGCGTTCATGATCGGAATGTTCGCCGGTATCGTCGCATCGATGATCGAGAGTATCGGTGACTACTACGCAGTCGCTCGAATTGCTGGCGTCGGTGCGCCAAGCGAGAAGCGC encodes:
- a CDS encoding cyclase family protein — its product is MLDGYEMHDLTQPWSQDTPAWPTYDNPKVWYEKSLDTEKVNGQKIEFMNHTGTHLDGEKHFIAHGRDIEEVGLDELVGDAVVADISDKVGDYDVYTSEMIEDVCDVQKGDILFIHTGYQDYAWHTEEADPHRYFCKHPGPNAEFADWCKEMEINYIILDCGSADHPMNTVIRDIRPELAEEAADHLGVDDLDEVFPPEGYQLMHTELFPEGIIHVENAQVPDELLNERVQIGTFPWRFRGGESSVCRCVAFQD
- a CDS encoding amidohydrolase family protein, encoding MSVDLLVRNARVPGADAPTSMAVVDGRIVDPADVDPDEADRVLDAAGGLVAPGFVDPHVHLDKAYVEPDLRPAETGTLGESIDRTHERKAEYTVDDVRDRAIRAIEAHVEHGCTRIRTHVDVDTIGGLTPLRGVLAAREACESIADVEIVAFPQEGVLQDPGTEALLTEAVESGADLVGGMPDNERTEADRRAHVDACLDLAERFDVGVDMHVDETDDPSARSLEYLAATVIECGFEAPVTAGHTCALAAYDDPHAARVIDLVAEAGLSVIANPPTNLVLQGRHDGYPKRRGITRIDALREAGVTVAIGQDCILDGFYPYGRASMLEAALLAAHAAQLVTPAERRLAWNLVSQNAAAVVGSEHGLENGQPATFNVFPPGVDGRHEAIRRGGAPRAVVHEGTIVAETKRESTVYRAD
- a CDS encoding cytosine deaminase — translated: MPSWLITDARTLAGDPVDITVEDGTIARLEDAVSGDPGDADRVYDADGRLVTPPLIEPHLHLDATLTAGDPRWNESGTLAEGIEIWGERKESLEADDVQARAEQTIEWLAANGVTRVRTHADATEESLTAVRALCDLRESVSDLVDLQVVAFPQDGIFTDEHHEDLLRESLEIGADLVGAIPHNEHTREDGVASVKLAMDLAESYDRPADLHIDETDDPGSRFTEVLASEATKRGIGDRVTASHTTAMHSYPNSYADKVISLLAESGVGVVTNPPDNAVLQGRYDDYPRRRGHTRIDQLREAGVTVGIGHDSVMDPWYHYGRGDPLDAAFVLLHYAHMSGRSDVGPLWEMLTDANASIFGTDAYGLDVGNPASLVVYDAPDPFNALRTQAPRTLVLKDGREIARTEPATTHVRRGDERRKIDFER
- the codB gene encoding cytosine permease, with the translated sequence MTKRDGGFDWRRIVFGRTDLPDPDYPLDHVPKDERRGLVSLSAVLLGLVFFAGTMWAGAEVSAAMGFEEMLTAMVVGHIILGGYVALLCAISAKAGLTTVLLARYSFGRFGAKWADLLLGGTQVGWFGVTIPMVAIPTATYFGLESAAMLSALIIVWGLLHMLTAYFGYDGMEKLSYVAVPFLILVGLLSIYIAVGEVGGVDGLLAQTGGGEMGFGLAVTIVVGTFISAGTQAPNWARFAISSRIAFWAGLIAFLVGNSFLFLSGAVGGAVYDVTPQGDLYEVLVAQGLATVGLIALILNIWTTNDNAAYAFSVAGAEAFEYDRKRPFVIVGCLAGIALALAGADALLLPWLEVLGQYIPPLGAIIIADFLLCWRLSVPRMDDVEFTSVRWTGVLAYVVGCLVAILTAGSIVPGVTAPAVLPGMAALNGMLAAAIVHVVGYYLLEANGVLPGHVVPEDAERL
- a CDS encoding universal stress protein; the protein is MSDRILVPVDGSEGSTDALDYAIETFPNASITVLHAVEVGRGDIGAFSGMTGDLPDDAPERERAQELLDTARRRGAERGVEIETEVARGRPDRAIVKRADEENYDLVVIGSHGREGVARVLLGSVAEKVVRRSPIPVLVAR
- a CDS encoding alcohol dehydrogenase catalytic domain-containing protein, with amino-acid sequence MKACVLDEWGGSLSVETVPEPEPGPGEVRVDVRACGVTRTIENAVQGGLDDDPSLTPRIPGHEFAGVVDAVGDGVSRLEPGDRILSYFYLTCGDCDHCRRGHGNRCTEFGGWYGVNSEGAYAEKAILPVENALPLPEGASFAAGAIAADGLATPIHVCDRTDVGDTDTVLVIGAAGRIGIHLSQLAASRGAHVLAADVDPERLDHVDAVTGAAVEPIDARGEDAADRLREATPHGDGPTVIVDAVGDVETLGAAWDAMAMGGQVVSLTTHHERSFAPLLKEFVVKEGALLGSRYATRDEVVRAARLLADGRIEPVVTDRVGLADVPAVHEELRAGERYGMVVLEP
- a CDS encoding purine permease, encoding MASDTTQPSEGGMDTALIEYEIEDKPPLAEAIPLGLQHLLAMFLSTVALPLVIAGAIGLDGAETAFIVQMALLVAGVATIVQVYSVGPVGARLPIVMGTSAIFVAPLIDIGAAFGVAAIFGAIIVAAPVEIVVGYFYDDLERLFPPLVTGIVVMLVGLTLIPVAIDYSAGGPGADDFGALYNLGLAGLVFLLAVGLNQYFDGFVSIASVLLAVVVGYLVAWPMGLLDFGGVAEASWVAVPMPLEFGLEFHPVAILIAAFAYVITSIETIGDIEGTTGSVGRRATSEEMRGGLLADGFMSMFAGFFNAFPNTSFSQNVGLIGFTGVASRFVVGICGIFLVVLGLIPKVGAIAAAMPDPVLGGAAVVLFGMIFSIGLRIVANRVELTRRNLTIIAVSIVLGVGVEITDDLLVEFPDEIAVILGSGLLVGGVTALILNVLLPGDGGTRQGQSQLEDTGRTEDPDPLE
- a CDS encoding MFS transporter is translated as MTPEPASDEPSTIPWAAIAAIGLGLFGLGLAVGGYGAYVSVLIERGISPDAAGFGMSLFLFGQFVAVVPADRLTRTRPVERVAAGGLALAGLGIALGGIVTLEATYASRLLLGLGQGTAFVAGMKYVGRRTTGADTATAQGLLGALFTLGLAAGLAIAPPVVPAVGPVVPAAVAAAVALLGAGLTARVPTTDGNAIVELRSYLEPFASAGGLALGLGNMATFGFLMVAATWYAELLAGVALPATAVLVGFALTTVLGRAIGGWLSRGYGERATVAGSLLGLAAVLLGLAAATAAGSAVGIAAALIATGFGFGIPFGPLFSLAFSELSEDAGVTLSGMMLVGNAGALAYPWLVGWLLTATAGYAAGLAAMGASVAAIWLLWLRAVGY